CTCCTCGTGACGGTTGTTTTTGTTGCGCCTTCCTCCGCCGCCGCCGATGCGCAACGAGTTGAGCAGCTCCGCAGCGAACTCAACAAGATAAACGACGAGTTCAAGAAGGCCGGCGCCGCGTACGATAACGCCTTTTGGGCGCTCGACGAGACAGAGAAGGCAATCGAGGAAGCCACTGGCAGGATCGCGGCGAACGAGGCTGAACTTGCCAATGCTCAGGACGTGCTGCAGAACCGTATCGCCGCGTGGTACCGCGCCGACGATCTCGGAGGTATCGAATTCGTGCTCGGCGCACGCGACTTCAGTGATCTACTGAATCGCTTCGATTATGTGAGCCGTATCGCGCATGACGACGCGACAGCGATTCAGCGTGTTGAGGAGCTTCTCGCACAGCTACGTGTTGATCGCGAGCGCCTCGAGACCGAGCAGGCCAAACGATCCGAAAGAGCCGAGAAGTTCAAGGGCGAACGTGATGCTTTGCAGCGGCGCCTGCAGGACAAACGGGCCGAGTACGATCGTCTCCAGGCCGAGATGCGCGAAGAGGCGCGGAAGGCTGAAGCGGCCCGCCAGAGGGCTGCGGCGAGCGTGTCCCGTCCGCTACCAGTGCGCGGCATCACGGGAGTGCCAGGTCCCAACGGAATGGTCTTCCCGGTGGCTGGCCCCAACTACTACAGCGACACGTGGGGCGCCTCGCGCGACGGCGGACGTCGCCGGCACAAGGGGACCGACATCATGGCGGCGACGGGTGTACCGGTTGTGGCGACATTGTCAGGAACCCTGAGCAGGGGTGACGGGTCGAAGAGCGGACTGTACCTGCGGCTACGGGCCGATAACGGTTGGACGTTTTACTACATGCATCTCGACAGCATCATCATTAGTTCGGGCCGTGTCAGCGCCGGGCAGACTATCGGGACCGTAGGCTACAGCGGCAACGCGAGCGCGAGCGCTCCGCACCTGCACTTTGAGATCCACCTGCCTGGGCGCGGCGCGGTCAATCCGTACCCGTATTTGCGTCAGATGCAGGGACGGTAGAGCACCACGGCGGTCAGCGGTTCGCTTGACCGTCCAGGTGGCCCTCGGTAGTATATTTCAGCACGCTTCCGGCCAGGTAGCTCAGATGGTAGAGCAGCGGACTGA
The nucleotide sequence above comes from Clostridiales bacterium. Encoded proteins:
- a CDS encoding peptidoglycan DD-metalloendopeptidase family protein; this encodes MTGLREIKWATFVTAVLLVTVVFVAPSSAAADAQRVEQLRSELNKINDEFKKAGAAYDNAFWALDETEKAIEEATGRIAANEAELANAQDVLQNRIAAWYRADDLGGIEFVLGARDFSDLLNRFDYVSRIAHDDATAIQRVEELLAQLRVDRERLETEQAKRSERAEKFKGERDALQRRLQDKRAEYDRLQAEMREEARKAEAARQRAAASVSRPLPVRGITGVPGPNGMVFPVAGPNYYSDTWGASRDGGRRRHKGTDIMAATGVPVVATLSGTLSRGDGSKSGLYLRLRADNGWTFYYMHLDSIIISSGRVSAGQTIGTVGYSGNASASAPHLHFEIHLPGRGAVNPYPYLRQMQGR